A part of Armatimonadota bacterium genomic DNA contains:
- a CDS encoding branched-chain amino acid ABC transporter permease, protein MSAQALLLQLVTGVVVGAIWVIVAIGLSLIFGILRIVNFAHGAFYMLGAYLAAFAVSWTGHFWLALLVAPLSMAALGVLVERGLVGRLYGRGLVYSVLATYAVSLVIIEGVKILWGTVGPQFRVPAELAGMVNLGFSFFPKYRLFVLLATALTVLGVWWWLYRTPMGLFIRAASQDPLMTQALGVDIARVLAGAFGAGVALAGLGGALAGPLRGVFPEMGLDILVESFVVVVIGGMGSLLGAVVAGLLVGLVQSFTFLWAPVFAHVVLFLLMIATLLVRPQGLFGTE, encoded by the coding sequence ATGAGCGCGCAGGCCCTGTTGCTGCAACTCGTGACGGGGGTGGTGGTGGGCGCCATCTGGGTCATCGTGGCCATCGGGCTCTCCTTGATCTTCGGGATCCTGCGCATCGTGAACTTCGCCCATGGGGCCTTCTACATGCTCGGGGCGTACCTCGCCGCCTTCGCCGTAAGCTGGACCGGGCACTTCTGGCTGGCGCTCCTCGTGGCCCCGTTGAGCATGGCGGCCCTGGGCGTGCTGGTGGAGCGGGGCCTCGTCGGCCGCCTCTACGGCCGGGGCCTCGTGTACAGCGTGCTGGCCACCTACGCGGTCTCCCTGGTGATCATCGAGGGCGTCAAGATCCTGTGGGGGACCGTCGGTCCTCAATTCCGGGTGCCCGCGGAGCTGGCGGGCATGGTGAACCTGGGGTTCAGCTTCTTCCCCAAATACCGCCTGTTCGTGCTCCTGGCGACCGCCCTGACGGTGCTGGGGGTATGGTGGTGGCTGTACCGGACGCCCATGGGGCTCTTCATCCGGGCCGCGAGCCAGGACCCCCTCATGACGCAGGCCCTGGGAGTGGACATCGCCCGAGTGCTCGCGGGTGCCTTCGGCGCGGGGGTCGCGCTCGCGGGGTTGGGCGGAGCCCTGGCAGGTCCCCTGCGGGGGGTCTTCCCGGAGATGGGACTCGATATCCTCGTGGAGTCCTTCGTGGTGGTGGTCATCGGGGGAATGGGGAGCCTATTGGGCGCGGTGGTGGCGGGACTTCTGGTGGGATTGGTTCAGAGCTTCACCTTCCTGTGGGCCCCGGTCTTCGCCCACGTGGTCCTCTTCCTCCTCATGATCGCCACCCTGCTGGTTCGGCCGCAGGGTCTGTTCGGTACGGAGTGA
- a CDS encoding ABC transporter ATP-binding protein yields the protein MSRDALRLEDVHSYYGKSHVLQGVSLEVAEGEFVALVGRNGAGKSTILKSIMGIVPPRAGRVLLEGQEITGFPPQEVSRRGIAWVPEERRVLPELTVEENLWLALHAAGVKGREASARLEDVFSLFPRLRERLRQKGRTLSGGEQQMLAIARALVVRPKVMLVDEPTQGLMPRLVSALAEVLREIHARGVTVVLVEQMVTVAMELAQRIYIVDQGRVRLCTTPEGIQEDPQLVQAFLGVSGI from the coding sequence ATGAGTCGGGACGCTTTACGGCTGGAGGACGTCCACTCGTACTACGGGAAGAGCCATGTGCTCCAGGGGGTCTCCCTGGAGGTGGCGGAGGGGGAGTTCGTGGCCCTGGTGGGGCGGAACGGAGCCGGCAAGTCCACCATCCTCAAGAGCATTATGGGCATCGTGCCCCCGCGGGCCGGACGGGTGCTGCTGGAGGGGCAGGAGATCACGGGTTTCCCGCCCCAGGAGGTGTCCCGGCGCGGGATCGCGTGGGTGCCCGAGGAGCGTCGGGTGCTCCCCGAGCTCACCGTGGAGGAGAACCTGTGGCTCGCGCTGCACGCCGCGGGCGTGAAGGGACGGGAGGCAAGCGCGCGTCTGGAGGACGTTTTCTCCCTGTTCCCAAGGCTCCGGGAGCGGCTGCGTCAGAAGGGTCGGACCCTCTCGGGCGGAGAGCAACAGATGCTCGCCATCGCCCGGGCGCTCGTGGTGCGTCCCAAGGTCATGCTGGTGGACGAGCCCACCCAGGGGTTGATGCCCCGTCTGGTGAGCGCGCTGGCGGAGGTGCTGCGGGAGATCCACGCCCGCGGGGTGACGGTGGTGCTGGTGGAACAGATGGTCACCGTGGCCATGGAGCTCGCGCAGCGGATCTACATCGTGGATCAGGGAAGGGTGCGACTCTGCACCACCCCGGAGGGCATCCAGGAGGACCCGCAACTCGTTCAGGCCTTCCTGGGGGTTTCCGGAATCTAG
- a CDS encoding branched-chain amino acid ABC transporter permease: MELKIPSQLLTSRGPLQAMSFPAALAAFLLLLPVVLPYEALAAQILVYTLFSLGYNLLFGYTGLLSFGHAAFFGMGSYTAGLLAREITANVLWTLPAAIGVGAVGGAVVGFFCLRRRGDYFSLMTLAFGQLLYFIAHQWREVTGGDDGLRGIPVAHVQVGPWAYALESSRDVYVLLALLTFGAFLGFRRLLRSPFGTALQAIRENELRAEAVGYDTFRLKLWAFVLSAAMSSAAGALNVYLLKFAGLNSLHWTTSGYAVLITILGGAGTLLGPLVGALAFVGLQDVLSALPAIVDRWPFFVGLLFIVCVLVFPHGIWGTVEQLQARFRRHAPALGSSEG, from the coding sequence ATGGAGCTGAAGATTCCCTCTCAACTCCTCACGTCCCGCGGACCCCTGCAGGCGATGTCCTTCCCGGCGGCCCTGGCGGCTTTCCTCCTCCTCCTCCCCGTGGTGCTCCCCTACGAGGCCCTGGCCGCGCAGATCCTCGTGTACACGCTGTTCAGCCTGGGCTACAACCTGCTCTTCGGATACACGGGGCTGCTGTCCTTCGGGCATGCAGCCTTCTTCGGAATGGGAAGCTACACCGCGGGGTTGCTGGCCCGGGAGATCACCGCGAACGTGCTCTGGACCCTGCCCGCCGCCATCGGAGTGGGAGCGGTGGGGGGAGCGGTGGTGGGGTTCTTCTGCCTGCGTCGGCGGGGAGATTACTTCTCCCTCATGACCCTGGCCTTCGGGCAGCTCCTGTACTTCATCGCGCACCAGTGGCGGGAGGTCACGGGCGGCGACGACGGTCTGCGGGGGATCCCCGTGGCCCACGTGCAGGTGGGGCCGTGGGCGTACGCGCTGGAGAGCTCCCGGGACGTCTACGTCCTCCTGGCACTGCTGACCTTCGGGGCGTTCCTGGGGTTCCGGAGGTTGCTCCGTTCCCCCTTCGGCACCGCCCTGCAGGCCATCCGGGAAAACGAGCTCCGGGCGGAGGCGGTGGGGTACGACACCTTCCGTCTGAAGTTGTGGGCCTTCGTCCTCTCCGCAGCCATGAGCAGCGCCGCGGGGGCCCTCAACGTGTACCTCCTGAAGTTCGCGGGACTCAACAGCCTGCACTGGACCACTTCCGGCTATGCGGTCCTGATCACCATCCTGGGAGGCGCGGGGACGCTGCTGGGCCCCCTCGTGGGGGCCCTGGCCTTCGTGGGGCTGCAGGACGTCCTGAGCGCTCTGCCCGCCATCGTGGATCGGTGGCCGTTTTTCGTGGGATTGCTCTTTATCGTGTGCGTCCTGGTGTTCCCGCACGGCATCTGGGGCACGGTGGAGCAGCTGCAGGCCCGCTTCCGGAGGCATGCGCCTGCCCTCGGGAGTTCGGAAGGATGA
- a CDS encoding ABC transporter ATP-binding protein has product MRGPVLVTEGLSRRFGSLAAVDEVNLALQPGEIRGIIGPNGAGKSTLLRLLAGEIRPSAGRILYRGQDVTGRPMYDLARRGIVKSFQITQVFPNLSCLENVRVVVQGPGRAWNFWQRVDLDRPTLERAEALLARVGLYGKRDLPAHALSHGEQRHLEMAMALAMDPEVLLLDEPTAGMSGEEIQRTMKLLQEIARERTVVIVEHKMPVIMNLCQRITVLHFGRILAEGTPEEIQASEEVQAVYLGKVRG; this is encoded by the coding sequence ATGAGGGGACCGGTGCTGGTCACGGAGGGCTTAAGCCGGCGGTTCGGATCCCTGGCCGCGGTGGACGAGGTGAACCTGGCCCTGCAGCCCGGGGAGATCCGGGGAATCATCGGGCCGAACGGGGCCGGCAAGAGCACCCTCCTGCGGCTGCTGGCCGGGGAGATCCGGCCGAGCGCCGGGAGGATCCTGTACCGGGGCCAGGACGTGACCGGCCGGCCCATGTACGACCTGGCGCGCCGGGGCATCGTGAAATCCTTCCAGATCACACAGGTGTTTCCGAACCTCTCGTGCCTGGAGAACGTTCGGGTGGTGGTCCAGGGTCCAGGCCGGGCATGGAACTTCTGGCAGCGGGTGGACCTGGACCGGCCCACCCTGGAGCGGGCGGAGGCCCTGCTGGCCCGGGTCGGGCTCTACGGGAAGCGGGACCTTCCAGCCCATGCGCTCTCCCACGGGGAACAGCGGCACCTGGAGATGGCCATGGCCCTCGCCATGGATCCTGAGGTCCTGCTGCTGGACGAACCGACCGCGGGCATGAGCGGGGAGGAGATTCAGAGGACCATGAAACTGCTGCAGGAGATCGCGCGGGAGCGGACCGTGGTCATCGTAGAACACAAGATGCCCGTGATCATGAATCTGTGTCAGCGGATCACCGTGCTCCACTTCGGGCGCATCCTGGCGGAGGGGACTCCGGAGGAGATCCAGGCTTCGGAAGAGGTCCAGGCGGTGTACCTGGGAAAGGTCAGGGGATGA
- a CDS encoding ABC transporter substrate-binding protein: MKITRREFLKGVVAGGAALALPEGLRSIVHAAPREPIRIGFPAPLTGAFADEANYMVQGATLAVEEFNRAGGVLGRSVELLVRDDRLSPDEGARRALELIERERVHFLAGVLSAAVQLAVNEVAKRHRRIFVSTSQSDKIVMPPDFSPWTFHEALTPWMTSTALARYVLREGRGKRVYILYADYAYGQEHTAAWRRVIAEVGATLVGVDPHPLGTTDYSAYLPKIVAARPDVLVLNNFGRDIVNSAKQAVELGLKQRAQIAVPIIPTAAALEAGPEVLGDVVCASSYWWEVQERIPKAKEFNTKFSRRFNRVPSDYAAYAYSGVRELLEAVQRTGTTDSDRVAKAMEGRRYAHYKDTQYWRACDHQSVQTIFLLRGRERPRGAYGLFDIVGTVEGERVIPSCEALGHR, encoded by the coding sequence ATGAAGATCACGCGGCGGGAGTTCCTGAAAGGAGTGGTGGCGGGAGGGGCGGCTCTGGCCCTTCCGGAGGGTCTGCGATCCATCGTCCACGCGGCTCCCCGGGAGCCCATCCGAATCGGCTTTCCCGCTCCGCTCACGGGAGCCTTTGCGGACGAGGCGAACTACATGGTGCAGGGAGCCACCCTGGCGGTGGAGGAGTTCAACCGGGCCGGAGGCGTGCTGGGCCGTTCGGTGGAGCTCTTGGTGCGGGACGACCGGTTGAGCCCGGACGAGGGGGCCCGGCGCGCGCTGGAGCTCATCGAGCGGGAGCGGGTGCACTTCCTGGCCGGGGTCCTTTCTGCCGCGGTGCAGCTGGCGGTGAACGAGGTGGCGAAGCGCCACCGCCGGATCTTCGTCTCCACCAGCCAGTCGGACAAGATCGTCATGCCCCCGGACTTCAGCCCGTGGACGTTCCACGAGGCCCTCACGCCCTGGATGACCTCCACCGCCCTGGCCCGGTACGTCCTGCGGGAGGGACGCGGGAAGCGGGTGTACATCCTGTACGCGGACTACGCCTACGGTCAGGAACACACCGCCGCCTGGCGCCGCGTGATCGCGGAGGTGGGAGCAACCTTGGTCGGCGTGGACCCGCATCCTCTGGGCACCACGGACTACTCCGCGTACCTCCCGAAGATCGTGGCGGCCCGCCCGGACGTTCTGGTGCTGAACAACTTCGGACGGGACATCGTGAACTCCGCAAAGCAGGCGGTGGAGCTGGGTCTCAAGCAACGGGCGCAGATCGCGGTGCCCATCATCCCCACTGCCGCGGCCCTGGAGGCGGGCCCGGAGGTGCTCGGAGACGTGGTCTGCGCCTCCAGCTACTGGTGGGAGGTCCAGGAACGGATTCCGAAGGCGAAGGAGTTCAACACGAAGTTCAGCCGGCGGTTCAACCGGGTTCCCTCGGACTACGCGGCCTACGCCTACAGCGGGGTGCGGGAGCTACTGGAGGCGGTGCAGCGGACCGGGACCACGGACAGCGATCGGGTGGCGAAGGCCATGGAGGGTCGCCGGTACGCCCACTACAAGGACACCCAGTACTGGCGCGCATGCGACCACCAGTCCGTCCAGACCATCTTCCTCCTACGGGGACGTGAGCGGCCACGGGGGGCGTACGGGCTGTTTGACATCGTGGGCACCGTGGAAGGGGAGCGGGTGATCCCGAGCTGCGAGGCCCTGGGACACCGGTAA